The sequence TTTGCACAGGCTGGATCTGACATTTATCTCTCTTTACTGCGTCTTTCCTTTATCTATCGGCTTCAGTTTATTTCTCCCTGTATCCTTTGACTCTTTTCAATGTCCTTTTCGCCAATTACACCTTTATTCTCCCCAATTCATCAAGATAATCTGCAACATTGCAAGCCCTGACGCGTCCACCCTCTTGCGACACCTGGCAACAACCGTATAAGATGCACAATAAGTGAATTTACCGCCGCAGATCAACAATAGCATCCAATCCTTTTTGCCTTTTTACAGGTGATCTCGGATCCTCCTCCCACCGCCCGCGCGCGTCTCGCCCTCTCTGACGTCACTTCGAACGTATGATTCACGCTGAACCTTTTATTCTTTTGCGTTATCATCGCGTCGCTGCCGTATATAGCGAACGGCGTGAGAAGCAATTGTTATAAGTCAGATAATATCGAATAATCGAACATGATAGATCGCAAATACATGGTTATTTGCGGTTTGATGCAAAATTTCTAGGATTAAATTTTCTCGAAAACAAATATCATCTCTGATTTTAATCGAGAAAGAATAACAAGTAAAATCATAATATCACAAATATGATTTGGCTATCGCTGCGAGATATCTTCTGACCTCTcgagaagaaaaattatatttaCTCGTGTTGGGTCTAGTCTCTGGTGCCGCGTTAAGATCATCTGATTCTGTTTTTAATCTTCGCCCTCCCCTTTTCATGCGAGTATTTGTCCGCGTCCTCAAAAGGCTGCGTAGACAATTCAGTCGAGTTATAAAATCAACAGAATTCATTTACATAATGAAGATCACTACATTGTGCCGAGTTGAAGTCTCCGAGAGCCAGCGTCTTGCAGGACGGATGGCGCTCCAAGCCTCACCTTTTGAGGATTTACATAACGTTCTGACACCAAGGATGTAAATTTAATCCCGATGATGAATGATTAATTATCAGAAGGCTGAAGCCAAAGCAAAGACGAGCGCAGTCCTTCTCGCGCTGAAGAATCCAGACGAGCTGCCTCGCGTGCCTCCGCCCTCACGCAGGCGAGGCCCCCTGGCTCGCCCCCGCCGCCCTCAGCCCTTCCCGCGCCCACTAGGCAAGgcctcctcactcctcttgctgccgccgctgccgccggtGGCCCCCAAGGTCGCCGAGTCGCGTAAGGGCAGCTCGGCGTTGACGAGGCGGAGACAGACGCCCAGGAAGGTAAGGGCGCCCCGTCCCGGCGGTTCCTTCCCTTGCTTGGGacgcggaagggggaggggcctcGCATCCATAATGGCAGTACAACAAAGGCcgcttggtgggggagggggggggtaggattgcgttggaaggtgagggtgaggggaatttAGGGGCAAGATTGGAGCTGGGAAAAGGAGGTGAaaaagtgtttttattattattatttcttgatcTAACTATGGAGAAACAAAAGGCCGTTTGGTGAAAAAATTTGTTTGATTTTCAGCGCAAAAGTCAAGATGTTTTTACAATGCATCATATGACTCCATGATGCATACAATTTACCAAATTATGTTCGGTATCTTCAGGCCAAAGGGATATTACAGGAGCTCGAAATTCaatacattatttttcattattcacatatatttatattatccaCCCACCCCGATAAAAATAATTCGAAATTCAGAAAGATCCCGCCACATTTCATATTTATTTCCATACTTCTGTCCAttgacatgtttatatatatttagaaattataatatttACTTATTCGGCCCCGTAACTGACACTAATGCTTTCCTACCGAACAGGTCGCGGAGTAACGCACtgatcatatattatcatttaataaCCGATGGACAGGAAGGCCATATTTCAGCCGTGTACAATACAGATTTCCTCCTCGTGGATAGAATATAATTGGCGGATAATCGTGCAATATATTAAGGTGATGCTATTCATTAATTGCGGGATTGATTTATCTTGTCTGTTTCACGACGAATTTATCTGAAGGAAAGACACGCAGACAAATCGACGGAGTGTGACCCTCGTTGGCCTGGGACCGAGATGAAACACAGCTGCGCCGGAGACCCGAGACCTAGATATTAGTGAGCGTTTCCCGGCGCCTCGAAGGGTCCCCGCACGCCTGGCGCCCTTCGCTGGCCCGGTCTGGGACTCTCTCGGGCTTGCTGCGATGCCCTTTCTCTGATCTGAGAGGCTGTTCACTAAAGccgaagatgaaatgaaaaagagagggagagagaaagaaaaatgtcgtCGAGAGGTAATTTCCGCGGGGCCGAGGggatctctcgctcgctctccgcgTGAAAGTTTTGTCTCTCTAAAAGTGACGTCACAGGTCGGGGCACGTGTGGAGGGTTCGTCGGGGCATCGGGTGAACCTGCCGTCAGTTATCTCCGTGCTCTCGCCGTGGCTGGCCGGACGTCTTGGGCCTGGTGAAGTCAGAGCGCCAGAGCCTGGGTTTTCTTCGTCAGTGAGGCTGCTGGCGACGACGGCGACGATACTCGCTCTCCGCTCGCGTCTGGAGTACGAAGGGGTGTCGCGCTGTTCTGGCTGCGCTGCAAGGGAGTCTTTGAAATATCCTGGACGGAAGGCTTTGCCAGAGGCAGAGGTTTTTTATTTGTGAAAGACATTGAAGACtggttttattttcaatttcgaaGTAAAATAAACGGAATGTTTATCGTTGTACGATTTATGACTGTCACCAGTGAGAACACAAAGCATTCGATATTTAGCTGAAAGGGAATATAGATTGTCTATTTACAAACAAAAAGGACACAGAAAAGAAATCGTAGAACTGGCAGCAGACCGAAACACGAATCAGAAAAGTGTGAAGTGTCGGTGACTTCAACGAACGCCATGCCATGATCCCGGCCGCCTCCTGAGGTGCCACCGAAGGGCCGCGCCATGAGCGAGCAGGACAGCGAGCGCCGAGGCATCCGCCCCACCGACGGCAACAACAACGACGGCGGAAGTGCGAGCAGCAGAGGCAGCAAGATGGAGGAGAAGTACGGCCTCCGCCCCAGGACGATCATCAAGCGGCTGCAGCAGGAGCGGGTCCGGCAGGAGGTTCCCAAGAAGCAGTCGAGGACCAAGTCGAGGCCGGCGCCGTTGTCGAAATATCGAAGGAAGACAGCGAACGCCCGGGAACGTCACCGCATGAGGGAGATCAACAACGCCTTCGAATCCCTGCGCAAGGTCCTCCCGGAGGCCATGGAGTTCCAGACGAGCTCCTCGTCCATGACCAAGATCACGACCCTCCGTCTGGCCGTCAGCTACATCAGGGCGCTGTCGAACGTGCTCGAAGACGAGGGCGATACCGATCTCGGGGCCCTAGAGAACAGCCTGCAGAGTTCCCTGCAGGAGACCATACATCACACGCTCCAAAACACCCTCCACAAGTCCATGGATCCTGCCGGGGGCATGACGCACCTGCACTACCAGCAGTACGCCTACGGGCAGCAGTACGTGCCCCAGCTCGCCCAGGGAGCGGATTACTGTTCGCCCTCAAGCACCACGTCGGCCTCCAGCTCGCCCTCCACCGTCCGTGGATCCCTGAGCAGCACCAGCGACTTCGAGGAGCTGCTCTCCGATGACTCGGCCTTGCTCGAGGACAACCTCGATGTGTTCCACGACATCCCGACGCTGCCCGAGGCCGACCCCTTCGACATTCTGCTCGGCGCGGAGAAAGGCGGCCTCGCCTTCACCGCGCACTTGTGCAGCTAAGGCCGATTCCCTGCGGCGGGCGGCTGAGCTGACAGGAATGGAGATTTTCTGCTCATTATCCGGATGACGAGGTGGCGGCGGCATCATGTGCGTGACTGAGGGGGTAATCCGCCGAGAGTACAGCCACTTTCGCTGCATGACTTATAAGGACAAAGGCTGGAAATGTGCTGACGAGTGTTCGGCGGACGGCCATCCTGAGCCGCCATGACCAGCGCTGAAATAGGTCACTGTGTTTCCCACGGCAGAAGTCTTGTTTGGTCAATAGCTTCCTTATAAGGCAGGTCTTGCGTACCGTCGGTGACAGTAAGATGTTTTACCAGGATGCTAAAACATTCTTAATTGTCACTTGTTTCTGCAGTCTTAGCAACAATGGGTAATAGTGTTCTCTAACCCCAGGCTCTGAAAGGCAGTCGACCCCATTCGACGCCTTCTGAAGCAACTGGAAGATCATGACAATTGCAACTCAGCATCTGAAAAACACAAGATATAAGGACTTTATTTCCTGAACAAAGACATTCCCGGTGTGTGTTTTTCCTTGGAACTCTGCACGATCTTTCTAATCCCgaagcaagaaggaggaagagagaaagataggaacaAGTGATGGTGTCTGATTAGATAAAGGAAAGCGGTTGTACCTAGTCAGCTCACAATGCCCCGTTCGTTTGATGGAGGAGTTATAATCGTTTGGTGAACAATCGAGAACAATGGttcgagaacaagagagaacttATTCTGAAAGGAACGATGCTAGTCTAGTGTAATAATGTGCCATAATGTATGAACAATgatcattaaaaagaagaagaaaatcagtaATCACTTGACAAACTTTATGGTCTGATATTTATGTGATTTATTgtgtattttctatttatttagtaATTAATTATGTAAGAGTTTAATGTACAAAAATATTGTGAATACATTCCTTTTATATTAGTAGTGTTTATAATAAAACAATTCTAAGTTTAGAAATATGTTTCCAAATCCTTATGATCTATAAAGGTTTGTTTCTCACCCGTTATCTTTTCACTTTAAGAATGGTGAAAAAttatggaaatggtaatgataatagaaattattatgaAACTACCAACGATAACATtacgaggaaaatgataataatggtgatcctgatgataacaatgatgataaagataacaatgaggctaatataatgatggtaataatgaaaatgataatggtaatgatgataataataataatagcaaagatgataatgagagtagtaatgataataatgatagtgctaatggttgtaataataaaaaaacaaatagtactagtactagtaataatagttataataatgataataacaaaaataataacgataagaaaatacgataatgataataatcagagtaaataaaaaatattaatgataattatagtggcaatgataagaataatcacaatTGCTgcgataataagcataatggtaattgtagagatgatatcaataaaacgataataaacatactgataataatgataacaataccaatactaataacggttgtagataaataaataaatgttaacaatgataaagacattcATAATAATTCCAAGGAAATCATTatgtcgttaaaaaaaaaaattgcactcACTGCGGTGGTTTTCCAATAGAAGTCAATTGAAAACGTTTCGGGAGTTACACAACCGTAGATTTTAtctgaaactgaaactgaaaaaGGATTGTGTCTTAATTAAACAAAAACCTTCCTTATTGGCGTAACGTTGCTCATATTAGGTCTTGATTTTGCAAGGCGATTAACCTGGATgcaaaattattaaaatgatgaatAATACACGGAGACATTTTCATGTGTGCCTAACCATATATACAACAGACTATctaactatttgtctgtctatctacatatctgtctaaccataaatctctctgtctatctctctacagAATCTTCCTATATTGTGCATATTTGAACATGTAGGTTTATACAAATGGTCCctcacataaaaaaggaaaaattccgTTTATTGCTGAGAATTTCCGGTTCATTGTTCCGAAGATGTGACATAGATTCCTGGGTGAATTTCTCATCACATGCCTATGAATATTTAGCAACCAACATAAAAAAGAATCAACTTAAGAGCATGTCTGAATCTATATTATATTCGCATGTCTGAATAATTTATACATGAGAGTATATTAGGAAAATAACAAATCTGGTGAAGCGCTTTTTAGAAGAAAGTTGAATTAAATAACCTTTGAAAATTATAATTTATCTAATTACTTTGAATAATCCTAACACATGCAGCAAATAAAGAAAGCCAACTCCGAAGTATGATGTTaagatcgagagaaaaaaaaatatatactttactttttcaaaatatataataatatcaataactctAGTAATTGATGTATTCAAATGTAACTGAAGAACTAGTCATTATAATGGCTTTAAAAATATGATAGTGAAAATACAGAAATATctaaataatggcaatgattatgaaaatcatgataatgctaatgctatgataaagacaatggtgatgatgatagtagaaagaataatgacaacatacgatgttgataataatgatgacaattatactgatatcaataaaaaagatgataatgttaataatgatgatggtaatgataataaaaattatgataaaaatcataatgatccaataataataggaataatgatggtgattagtaacaataaaagtgataataatagtaataactataataatgataaatataataataacaatgataatgataatagtaataataatgatgatgatgataataacaatgatgataaccataataatgataatgataataatgatgctaataacaatattattaataataatagtaataatgtaaataataacagtgataataaaactgatgatgatgatgatgataataataataataataatcatcatcatcatcatcatcatcatcatcatcatcatcatcatcatcatcatcatcatcatcatcatcatcatcatcatcatcatcatcttcatcatcatcatcatcatactactactactactaaaaataatgataataatgacaataaggataatagtaatgatgatgattataataataataacaataataatgataatgataacagtgataatgataataataatgataataataacgaaggtaataatgataatggtgaaggcaatagggataataatgatattgataataataattgtaatgaggaacattataatattaatgaaaacagtagcaataataatagtgattatagtgaGAATGGtcttgaaaataacaacaatgataaaagttatgataaaaataatgataataatcataataaaaaaccaGAATCTTAAtgttgtaaataataacaataataatgacaataatagtaattataataataacaatatcaacaagccaaccacaacaacccatgaaatactagtaatgataatcataagctttagaatgatagtaattgtgataaagttcatgatgataatgataattatgattataaccaaactaataatgactatgatgataaccacaaccaaaacaacaacaactaccacaAGAGCAATAAGGCCGACAACAGGGAAATAGTAATGCTAACAGAAATGATGATTGCAGTGCcgtaatgatgtaaatgatgtgATAAGAAGATATATTACGATAGTGGGAGGCGGCGTGAGCGGTGCCCGTCCCATATCCAATTTCGCAAGGGCGTTTATTGGCCGTAAATCACACAGCGCAACCCCATAGCTTCCCTTCGCAAATCAGACAGACAATGTTGATAACAAGCTGATATGCGCTTATGCCGTTACAAAGGAGCGGTTGCAACTTGTCTTGCATATTTCCTGTCGACGAGCTTCCAGGCCTGCAATTTGCAGCAGAAGAGATACTTGAGTGATAATTTGATATCTTGTTTGAGGATCAGATCAtgattgtcattcttattgtgaAATGAATACTGGCTTGCTACCGTGCCAAGATGCCTTCGAGTGCGAGTGAGGTTGagttttttaaaaagatttatgCGGTCTTTCCTCAATGCAGATTGCAGCCGAGGTAGACTGTCTTAATAAATGGATGTATTTcagtactattaccatcatcagtatcattccggtgatgaaaatgttgatggtgatgataatgttgaggaAGAAcaaataattatgtttttttttcccttttttctttttttctttttttttttaccaatactTTACTTAACCGAAATGCCATGTCTCTCTTGACGTTGGCGATGTTGGcgcgcctctctcctcccccttctgccgTCCTCAGCAGGTCCCTCGCTGAGTCTGCTTCGGTCGGGTCCTCGAACGCGCTGTCCAGGTATTTCATCCTGTcgtcctcttgctctctttcttctactcttcccaATAACACCGTCTGATCTATGCCATCTTCTCTTATGGAAtgttccatttctccctccctccttccatcactccccgctctctctctctctctctctctctctctctctctctctctctctctctctctctctctctctctctctctctctctctctgccgttctCCTGTTGTCCCCGTCGGTTCTTTTCCAACACCAACACGAGTTAATTCTACCTCATCCGTCATTCGTGCAACCCAGGACATTCTCAACATTCTTTGAAGGAGTGcgggatgttgtgtgtgtgtgtgtctgtgtgtatggtatgtgcgcgcatgtatatatatatatatatatatatacatatatatatatatatatatatatatatatatatatatatgtatatatatatagtatatatatgtatatatatatatatgtatatatatatatatatatatatatatatatatatatatatatgtatgtatatacatatatatatatatatatatatatatatatatatatatatgtatatatatatatatatatatatatatatatatatatatatatatatacatggatatgtatatatatatatatatatatatatatatatatatatatatgtatatatatatatatatatatatatatatatatatatatacatggatatatatatatatatatatatatatatatatatatatatatatatgtatatatatatatatatatatatatatatatatatatatatatatatatatatatatgtatgtatatatatatatatatatatatatatatatatgtatatatatatgtatatatatatatatatatttttatatatgtatatatatatatatatatatatgtatatatatatatgtatatatatatatatatatatatatatatatatatatatatatatgtatatgtatctgtatatatatacatatatatatatatgtatatatatatatatatatatatatatatgtatatatatatatacacatggatatgtatatatatatatatatatatatatatatatatatatatatatatatatatatatatatttatatatatatatatatatatatatatatatatgtctatacaatatatatatatatatatatatatatatatatatatatatatatatatatatatatatatatatatatgtatatatatatatatataaatatatgtatgtatatctatatatatataaatatatatatatatatatatatatatatatacatacatatatatatatatatatatatatatatatatatatatatatatatgtatatatatatatattatcatttttttatacacacacactaccgcGCAGTGCCATCGCTCTCGCAGCCGAAGCGCAGCGTCCAGCGAGGCGCGCCCTcggccgccgccgccctcgcgaCGCCCGAGTCATGTAATTGACGCCGCCGACGCACGCAAATGCCGGTGTGAATGCGTTCCGATTTACGATAGGATGAGGAGGCGCGTTCGAAGGATGTCTTCTCACGGCGGAATATTCCTGCAGGATGCGGCCGTTCTTACGGAACTGCACTGAAGGTCTTCTCTTACTTTTAAtgttgcattcacacacacacacacacacacacacacacacacacacacacacacacacacatatatatatatatatatatatatatatatatatatatatatatatacttatatacatatataaatatatgtatatatatatatatatatatatatatatatatataaatgtatatatatatatatatatatatatatatatatatatatatatatatatatgtgtgtgtgtgtgtgtgtgtgtgtgtgtgtgtgtgtgtgtatgtgtgtgtgtgtgtgtgtatgtgtgcgtgtatatgtgtgcgtgtgcgtgtgtgtgtgtgtgtgtgtgtgtgtgtgtgtgtgtgtgtgtgtgtgtgtgtgtgtgtgtgtgtgtgtgtgtgtgtgtgtgtgtgtatttatatatatatatatatatatatatatatatgtatatatatatatgattacatatatatatatatatatatatatatatatatgtttatgtttatatatatgtatatatatatatatatatatatatatatatatatatatatatatacatatatatatatatatatatatatatatatatatatatatatatatatatacatatatatatatatatttatatatatatataaatacatatatgtataaatagatatatatatatatatatatatatatattaatatatacatatatgtgtgtgtgtgtgtgtgtgtgtgtgtgtgtgcgtgtgtgtgtgtgtgtgtgtatatatatatatatatatatatatatatatatatatatatatatatatatatatatatatatatatatatatatatatatatatatatatatatatatatatatatatatatatatatatatatatatatatatatatatatatatatatatatatatatatatatatatatatatatatatatatatatatatatatacacacacacacacacacacacacacacacacacacacacacacacacgcatatatatatatatatatatatatatatatatatatatatatatatatatatatatatatatatatattgtgtatgtctgtgtgtatgtatgtgcgtgtgtgtgtgtttgtgtgtgtgcatgcgcctCTGTATTCAAGCAGCCTCTTGCCCAAATAAGGCGCGTTGCCTTCGCCCGGCCTGTGTCATGTCCCGGGCAAAGGGAATATCAGTTATACACTTTGGATGACTTTAGGTCGCGGGGTGACCTCCTTTGACCTCTCGGGGCGTGCTATAATACTCATGGCGACTCCTCGACCCAGCGAGAAGTGGATTATATTCATCAAATCATGATTGATGTTTAATTGTGTGCCTCCCGCGCCGGGAGGTTCCCCGAAGCCCCTCATTTAGCGCTTTCCAAATAATAGATTGCGGGAGATGATCACAGCCCAGCGACGGCGGGGAGGAGGTCGCCGCCGATATTCTATTTAATTCCCCTTTTTTCATTAACTAAAAAAGAAGGTAaactaataacataaaaaattaaaGTGTATCCAGGGCCTGATATGCGTATCCGGCGTCATATTAATTATGCTAAACATTTCCCCTTAACCATTTGCACGAAATTACGATGGGCTAATGACTCGTTTTGCGAAATTTTACATCTCTCGTTTTGTCGGGGACCACTAACCGCCAGGGGTTAATGCCGTCTTTTATGAGAATGACCTTTATATCTCTTCCTTATAAGGGTGATAATAGGTCCACCAAAGGCGCATATGGGCATGCGGTGTCCGACGGAACTGCAGGTTAAAGGGATCGAGGGAAAGTGTGAAGCTCTCGCCCTGACGCCGAGGATCTGGGTCGAACGAGGCTGTTTTCCACTGG is a genomic window of Penaeus vannamei isolate JL-2024 chromosome 14, ASM4276789v1, whole genome shotgun sequence containing:
- the LOC113818014 gene encoding class A basic helix-loop-helix protein 15, which produces MSEQDSERRGIRPTDGNNNDGGSASSRGSKMEEKYGLRPRTIIKRLQQERVRQEVPKKQSRTKSRPAPLSKYRRKTANARERHRMREINNAFESLRKVLPEAMEFQTSSSSMTKITTLRLAVSYIRALSNVLEDEGDTDLGALENSLQSSLQETIHHTLQNTLHKSMDPAGGMTHLHYQQYAYGQQYVPQLAQGADYCSPSSTTSASSSPSTVRGSLSSTSDFEELLSDDSALLEDNLDVFHDIPTLPEADPFDILLGAEKGGLAFTAHLCS